The following proteins are encoded in a genomic region of Brachypodium distachyon strain Bd21 chromosome 1, Brachypodium_distachyon_v3.0, whole genome shotgun sequence:
- the LOC100835584 gene encoding putative B3 domain-containing protein Os08g0325100: MGAPCERCKWHDEQDYRDLDDREKHFLMFLMGDFQHEMIVPEEFVQRLKGEIRGEIKLETRNGYSYTVGVSKNQEKVVFMAGWGQFVENFDLQMGESIIFRYNGSSQFSVVMFDKLGREKALSVIADALPPRIQERHTDATETVHNKGKNMGAPCGRCKWRDELDYRGLDDREKHFLMFMMGDFQHEMIVPQEFVQRLKGEIRGEIKLETRNGYSYTIGVSKDQEELVFMAGWGKFVENFDLQMGESIIFRYNGSSQFSVTIFDKLGREKALSVIEDALPPHVLERHTDATENVSRSHGYPQAMQMQLPNDAMNRFCVHCQPMQMQPHAETMDRSHGRHKTKKMQSLTETVTQSQVHPQPMQMQPSSKTVNRSPMQMPPMKRQRRLQRNKSNQGNKTALKSSSSESSGTGDSFSSEEGHAAVPCYNYAVEKKDKMHRVQKEQLKDGYIATRVTKLTPIQAEQVKKEVQCLHSDIPIFVAVMSRVNVVSGFRLTVPNWYGQKYLGDEQSVWLQRLGENWPVNLRGRSPGLLIDRRFENGWQKFVEENDIKIGDICLFERLNNQRCTLKVHIISAKDGSCC; the protein is encoded by the exons ATGGGCGCACCTTGTGAAAGATGCAAATGGCATGATGAACAGGATTACCGGGATTTGGATGATCGAGAAAAACATTTCTTGATGTTTTTGATGGGTGATTTTCAACATGAGATG ATCGTCCCAGAAGAATTTGTGCAGCGTTTGAAGGGCGAGATTCGAGGAGAGATCAAACTGGAAACGCGCAATGGATACAGTTATACTGTTGGAGTTTCCAAGAACCAAGAAAAGGTTGTCTTCATGGCAGGATGGGGTCAATTCGTTGAAAACTTTGATCTTCAGATGGGTGAATCCATAATATTCAGATACAATGGAAGCTCTCAGTTTAGTGTCGTAATGTTTGACAAACTTGGCCGTGAGAAAGCATTATCTGTCATTGCGGATGCTTTGCCGCCTCGTATACAAGAAAGGCACACAGATGCTACTGAAACCGTGCACAACAAAGGCAAAAACATGGGTGCACCTTGTGGAAGATGCAAATGGCGGGATGAACTGGACTACCGGGGGTTGGATGATCGAGAAAAACATTTCTTGATGTTTATGATGGGTGATTTTCAGCATGAGATG ATCGTCCCACAAGAATTTGTGCAGCGTTTGAAGGGCGAGATTCGAGGAGAGATCAAACTGGAAACACGCAATGGATACAGTTATACTATTGGAGTTTCCAAGGACCAAGAAGAGCTTGTCTTCATGGCAGGATGGGGGAAATTCGTTGAAAACTTTGATCTTCAGATGGGTGAATCCATAATATTCAGATACAATGGAAGCTCGCAGTTTAGTGTCACAATCTTTGACAAACTTGGCCGTGAGAAAGCATTATCTGTCATTGAGGATGCTTTGCCGCCTCATGTACTAGAAAGGCACACAGATGCGACTGAAAATGTGAGCCGCTCTCATGGTTATCCTCAGGCCATGCAAATGCAATTGCCTAACGATGCCATGAACCGCTTTTGTGTTCATTGCCAGCCAATGCAAATGCAACCACATGCTGAAACCATGGACCGTTCTCATGGTCGTCATAAGACCAAGAAAATGCAGTCGCTCACTGAAACGGTGACTCAATCTCAAGTTCATCCTCAGCCTATGCAAATGCAGCCCTCTAGCAAAACTGTGAACCGTTCACCAATGCAGATGCCACCGATGAAAAGACAACGACGGCTTCAAAGGAATAAGTCAAATCAGGGCAACAAGACCGCGTTgaaatcttcttcctctgagTCATCTG GCACAGGAGATTCTTTCTCATCTGAAGAGGGTCATGCTGCTGTGCCTTGTTACAATTACGCTGTCGAGAAAAAGGATAAAATGCATCGAGTTCAGAAGGAGCAGTTGAAGGATGGTTACATTGCCACACGTGTGACCAAACTAACTCCAATTCAGGCGGAGCAGGTGAAGAAGGAGGTCCAATGTTTGCACTCAGACATCCCCATCTTTGTTGCCGTGATGAGCAGAGTCAATGTTGTTTCAGGGTTCCGCCTG ACTGTCCCCAACTGGTATGGTCAGAAATATCTTGGAGATGAGCAGAGCGTGTGGCTTCAGCGACTTGGTGAGAACTGGCCAGTAAATCTTCGTGGCAGAAGTCCTGGATTGCTCATCGACAGAAGGTTTGAAAATGGATGGCAAAAGTTTGTCGAAGAAAACGATATTAAGATTGGTGATATATGCCTATTTGAACGGTTGAACAATCAGAGGTGCACGCTGAAAGTCCATATCATCAGTGCAAAGGATGGCAGTTGTTGCTGA